A window of the Sabethes cyaneus chromosome 1, idSabCyanKW18_F2, whole genome shotgun sequence genome harbors these coding sequences:
- the LOC128743177 gene encoding putative lysozyme-like protein has protein sequence MAVFLINICKFNGCGITFPSLGDLIQHIEDTHIDYDSQILGQKEKSQSTCLPLSYVLRFITDPSSRKENALLNGGSAGVGGGGALKGASGAAGGAAAGDGTGYQSTPPGTPGSTNSSLLGSNGSLVGGILSGSAASTGGGGGGKANAPGTGGGGGGGGGGSGTGEKLTPTGSAGTDMKRKIAIKHHSYSMSSSNRSTTPTGSEMDDDDMMVSESEDSNDSWTTEEFSSEFIMRYGSRRHSSSGANGLNSSNEKPFACPVPGCKKRYKNVNGIKYHSKNGHKKDGNRVRKGFKCHCGKSYKTSQRLKNHQLSTHTNPVVDSGGLQSTLSAAAAVQQQLSTSSSSSCTSSVSSSVVASLCSSVSSNSNNHTSSGNAIVVTGGAVAIATAAAASSQIASSSSSSSSSSSSSSSSSSSSSAGSPNGKYDNLGILTPATSPKLTLMNTACSGQENLLPITPISPNGSSAVTGTAAGGTGGSTGGGGGVGGGGGGSGGGGGGGGSTTTLVSSKNSAVLSAATLVSQLQTEET, from the exons ACTACGACTCGCAGATCCTCGGTCAAAAGGAGAAATCTCAATCCACTTGTCTTCCGCTGAGTTACGTCCTTCGCTTCATCACCGATCCGTCGTCGCGCAAGGAGAATGCACTGCTGAATGGCGGCAGTGCCGGAGTCGGCGGCGGCGGTGCCCTCAAGGGAGCATCAGGAGCAGCCGGCGGTGCAGCCGCCGGCGATGGGACCGGTTATCAGAGTACACCGCCCGGGACACCGGGCAGCACCAATTCGTCGCTACTCGGCAGCAATGGCAGCCTGGTGGGGGGAATTCTTTCCGGTAGCGCAGCTTCGACGggtggcggtggcggtggcAAAGCAAATGCCCCCGGTACGGGTGGCGGCGGAggaggcggcggcggcggttctGGAACTGGAGAGAAACTGACGCCGACTGGATCGGCTGGTACAGATATGAAGCGCAAGATTGCCATTAAGCATCACAGTTACAGTATGTCGTCGTCTAATCGGAGTACGACTCCTACCG GAAGCGAGATGGATGATGACGATATGATGGTATCCGAGTCAGAGGACAGCAATGATTCCTGGACTACGGAGGAGTTCAGTTCGGAATTTATTATGCGCTACGGAAGCAG GCGGCATTCTTCTTCCGGTGCCAATGGACTCAACTCGTCCAATGAGAAACCGTTCGCATGTCCTGTTCCGGGTTGCAAAAAACGCTATAAAAACGTCAACGGTATTAAGTATCACTCGAAAAATGGCCACAAAAAGGATGGAAA TCGCGTCCGGAAAGGCTTCAAATGCCATTGCGGAAAGAGCTACAAAACTTCCCAAAGGCTAAAAAATCACCAACTAAGTACACACACGAACCCGGTAGTGGATTCCGGTGGTCTACAATCAACGCTCAGTGCGGCTGCAGCAGTACAGCAGCAACTGTCcacgtcctcgtcgtcgtcctGTACCTCTTCTGTGTCGTCGTCCGTCGTTGCATCTTTATGTTCCTCCGTTAGCAGTAACAGTAATAATCACACTAGTAGTGGCAATGCGATAGTCGTCACCGGTGGTGCCGTAGCCATCgccactgcagcagcagcatctaGTCAAATTG CTTCATCCTCCTCGAGTtcttcatcgtcatcatcatcgtcgtcctcttcgtcatcatcgtcgtcggctGGTTCGCCCAATGGCAAGTATGATAATCTGGGTATTTTGACACCGGCCACATCGCCCAAGCTGACGCTGATGAACACTGCCTGTAGTGGTCAGGAGAATTTACTTCCCATAACGCCAATCAGCCCGAACGGTAGCAGTGCCGTGACTGGCACTGCCGCGGGCGGCACTGGCGGAAGCACTGGTGGTGGCGGCGGGGTTGGAGGAGGAGGTGGTGGCAGTGGCGGCGGTGGTGGAGGTGGAGGTAGTACGACTACTCTGGTAAGTAGTAAAAATTCGGCTGTGTTGTCCGCGGCTACTCTGGTGAGTCAGCTGCAAACCGAAGAGACGTAG